The segment AGCCCTCTTACGATATCAATAAAGGGTAGTCTTTGCTGTGTTTGCATCCTATAATCCCTCTTTCTTTGTCTTCTTACATATATGATAAGAAAACAGAAAAAGAAAACCTATTCACACCAGTCAAAGAATTGTGATGACAGGTGTCATTTTGTGCAGGAATAAATGCGGTAGTCCAAACTATTCGCATATTTTTCATTCATCATCATATGCTGCTCCATTACTTGATAAAGTGCAGGTTCAATATCTTTGGAGAGCTGAAATTCAGTGGGAGATGAGAGCGTTTTATTTTTTTGGATACGAATTGCTTGAAAGCCTGCCTGTTGCAATAGATCAACCCATTCCTTTTTTGTCAGAAGCGCCTCAAATCCATAAAATTGCTGAATTGTCTTTGCTAGCGGAGAGGGCAGCGATGTCGGAATGGTGCATTCAATGGCAATAAAGCGACCACCATGCTTTAATAAACGATGCATTTCTTGTAAAGCACGTTGCTGAGGAACAAATGCCAGCACAGATTCGGCAATAATTAAATCAAATGATTCATTTGGTAATGGTAGCTGCTCCATCGAACCGTGTATAACTTGAACAGGTAATTGAGCCTTGTGCATTCTTTGCTTCGCTTTAGCTACCATAATGGGATGGCTATCAATTGCTGTTATATTGGCTTGATAATGAGCAGCCAAATAGGCAGCCGTTTGCCCTGTACCAC is part of the Lysinibacillus sp. FSL K6-0232 genome and harbors:
- a CDS encoding class I SAM-dependent methyltransferase; the protein is MILIQDSYYLDFLAKFGIGGAHPGGIQLSKELLKAENIQQTSDILDIGCGTGQTAAYLAAHYQANITAIDSHPIMVAKAKQRMHKAQLPVQVIHGSMEQLPLPNESFDLIIAESVLAFVPQQRALQEMHRLLKHGGRFIAIECTIPTSLPSPLAKTIQQFYGFEALLTKKEWVDLLQQAGFQAIRIQKNKTLSSPTEFQLSKDIEPALYQVMEQHMMMNEKYANSLDYRIYSCTK